Within Deltaproteobacteria bacterium, the genomic segment GTTTTGTCATCGGGTTTTAACCTTAGAGATCATGTGTTCAGCCGCGATCCATCGGCCATGATCCGCTGACACAATCGAACATGAATATCGTGGCACCACCATGCAACACCCTTGGCACAGCCGGGACCTGACAGCAAAACCGGTGGATTATGGTTGTCATCTAATTCTGTCTGTCTGGGTTTTTTTGAGTTTATCAAAGCTTCGCATGCCTCCAATACCAAGCATTCCTGTAACGATGGCGAACAACGGACCTGCCTGGAATACGGGCGGAGGCTTTATCTCAGCAGATATCCAATTATTCGCCTGAGAAAGGGTCCAGAGCCAAACCATCAACGGATAAATTATGAACTGATAGGCCAAAGCCAATCCGCCGACCCAACCGATAAACGGCCGCCAACCGGCCACAAAAATGCTTTTATGTTGGGCCTCGGCTCTATTG encodes:
- a CDS encoding holin family protein — protein: MNLLGIGSIIQGVGKIADDLFTSDEERLKIALKEKEIEAELVKGQLEINRAEAQHKSIFVAGWRPFIGWVGGLALAYQFIIYPLMVWLWTLSQANNWISAEIKPPPVFQAGPLFAIVTGMLGIGGMRSFDKLKKTQTDRIR